One genomic window of Borrelia hispanica CRI includes the following:
- a CDS encoding DUF1463 family protein yields MEQVYNLTKIFFSIKDKQIQSGKLELTSEPTTRAVSSTEDMGLPVVSFRDP; encoded by the coding sequence ATGGAGCAGGTTTATAATTTAACGAAAATATTTTTCTCAATCAAAGATAAGCAAATTCAAAGTGGGAAATTAGAACTTACTAGTGAACCTACAACAAGAGCTGTATCTAGTACTGAAGATATGGGACTTCCGGTAGTTAGTTTTAGAGACCC